In Fibrobacter sp. UWB4, one DNA window encodes the following:
- a CDS encoding energy transducer TonB encodes MTQKRIYSALSFNKAFYIGLAVAILIHIATLLNPYFKKEEISTQRPDSPVMHAEKVYIAPPPPPEAPQVVKKIVRAKIIPKVVEKPVEEQPPEPEPIPEPVAETAPVAVAEPVVEAPPAPPVVKEPPKPSADSVKMVTRTYLRSLKKQLEQIKDYPATAKRLKQEGTVRVRFTILADGKIEQIEVSESSRYSSLDNSALDAVTKMEKFQPIPKLLEKERWRIEIPIQYKLNAGRS; translated from the coding sequence ATGACTCAGAAACGAATTTATTCAGCTTTGTCTTTCAACAAGGCATTCTATATAGGGCTTGCCGTTGCAATCCTTATCCATATCGCCACGCTTTTAAACCCTTATTTCAAAAAAGAAGAAATCTCGACGCAACGCCCGGATTCTCCCGTCATGCATGCGGAAAAGGTCTATATAGCGCCTCCTCCGCCTCCTGAGGCGCCTCAGGTCGTAAAAAAGATTGTCCGTGCCAAAATCATCCCGAAGGTGGTCGAAAAACCGGTCGAAGAACAGCCTCCTGAACCAGAGCCAATCCCTGAACCGGTTGCAGAAACGGCCCCGGTTGCAGTTGCAGAGCCTGTCGTCGAAGCGCCTCCTGCGCCCCCCGTGGTCAAGGAACCTCCCAAGCCTTCGGCAGATTCCGTGAAAATGGTGACCCGCACCTACTTGCGCTCGCTCAAAAAGCAGCTGGAGCAGATCAAGGATTACCCTGCGACGGCCAAGCGCCTGAAGCAGGAAGGCACGGTGCGTGTGCGCTTTACCATCCTCGCCGATGGCAAAATTGAACAAATTGAAGTCTCGGAATCGAGCCGCTATTCTTCCTTGGACAACAGTGCCTTGGATGCTGTGACGAAAATGGAAAAGTTTCAACCTATTCCAAAACTTTTAGAAAAAGAACGCTGGAGAATCGAAATTCCAATCCAGTACAAACTTAATGCAGGGAGATCGTAA
- a CDS encoding amino acid adenylation domain-containing protein — protein sequence MFTNNLECIHSAVFAKAFETPSATALVSRNADGTYNYKTYAELSESALKIASTLKKAEVKAKDLVAIVLPKGMNQIFCTLGIQAVGAAYVPVGIHQPMERMHKIFDAAKISAIITDEAHAEQIRKENSAWKVIVVNEALQNAPMSKDEIVEDPSLLAYIIFTSGTTGVPKGVMISHRGASNTIRDINERFNLTANDACMAISELDFDLSVYDIFGMLSLGGKVIVLSEETKKEANIWKQIASDQKVTLWNSVPALFEMFTIVAGDKASTIPLKTVMLSGDWIPLPLFGTTKKLWPNSNFISLGGATEASIWSVWYEVNGLDPEWKSIPYGKALLNQKIKVMDEKGQECPTGEAGELWIGGIGVAEGYLNQPDLTQERFPIENGERWYRTGDKVRMMPDGNSEFLGRLDTQIKLGGFRIELGEIENVIKKKSSIVNAAAVVVENGAKKEIVAAVIPALNKEKIAKYDYNFVEKYEDDNLPERTNAVAALIHDIRSSVKTIPEKSKNAFALWNNWLFKNGFENIRPSVDSDFSKGLNCAENVELLKNVLLGNRPETDLLNNKFFAPEKLLCESAPFKAFIGKAVTLAAANDIKKIAFLNARSGLGVREFLNSYEKNGMEVTLFDESTGMLDEARDTLHNWKDSLRFKQLDLSACVQELDSYDLVIDAGFLHTYNNPADAISFAYMILKKGGKFMALDFENFDPVAIVSSAVLESGFAKYTRLRRFTSLLTDEEWESIFKELPFETISLENNSHFVQTIIAQKSTNAKEILGSEFDEYLKTNLVPYMIPSRTEVFVKFPLTANAKVDRKTITAYLKKTITVDVNENYEGREGEIASIWKSLLSLEKIDRYANFFEIGGDSLLATRFIEKIHTQFGVEISLREFFENAELHDLALIFEERINALGDIEEGEI from the coding sequence ATGTTCACAAACAATCTTGAATGCATCCATTCTGCCGTTTTTGCAAAAGCTTTTGAAACGCCATCAGCGACCGCACTCGTATCGCGAAATGCAGACGGCACTTACAATTACAAAACATACGCCGAGCTTTCTGAAAGCGCGTTGAAAATCGCTTCCACGTTGAAAAAAGCCGAGGTCAAAGCAAAAGACCTCGTTGCCATCGTCCTCCCGAAGGGAATGAACCAGATTTTCTGTACGCTCGGGATTCAGGCGGTCGGCGCAGCATACGTCCCTGTAGGCATACACCAGCCGATGGAAAGGATGCACAAGATTTTTGATGCCGCAAAGATTTCTGCAATCATCACCGATGAAGCACACGCAGAACAAATTCGCAAGGAAAATTCAGCCTGGAAGGTCATCGTCGTCAATGAAGCTTTGCAAAACGCCCCGATGAGCAAGGACGAAATTGTCGAAGACCCGTCTCTCCTCGCCTACATCATTTTCACTTCCGGCACAACTGGCGTCCCGAAAGGCGTGATGATTTCGCATCGTGGCGCAAGCAACACCATCCGCGACATCAACGAACGTTTCAATTTAACAGCCAATGACGCCTGCATGGCAATTTCGGAATTGGACTTTGATCTTTCCGTTTATGACATTTTCGGCATGCTTTCCTTGGGCGGAAAGGTCATCGTCCTCTCTGAAGAAACTAAGAAAGAAGCGAACATCTGGAAACAGATTGCAAGCGATCAAAAAGTGACTTTGTGGAATTCCGTCCCGGCACTTTTTGAAATGTTCACGATTGTCGCAGGCGACAAGGCAAGCACAATCCCGCTAAAAACCGTGATGCTTTCAGGCGACTGGATTCCTCTCCCGCTATTCGGCACGACAAAGAAGCTTTGGCCGAACAGCAATTTCATTTCGCTCGGCGGCGCGACAGAAGCTTCCATTTGGTCTGTCTGGTATGAAGTCAACGGATTGGATCCAGAATGGAAATCCATTCCTTACGGCAAGGCGCTACTGAACCAGAAAATCAAGGTCATGGACGAAAAAGGGCAAGAATGCCCGACAGGTGAAGCGGGTGAACTTTGGATTGGCGGCATCGGCGTTGCCGAAGGCTACTTGAACCAGCCGGATTTGACACAGGAGCGCTTCCCTATTGAAAATGGAGAACGCTGGTACAGAACTGGCGACAAGGTCCGCATGATGCCCGACGGAAATTCTGAATTCCTGGGCCGTCTCGACACGCAAATCAAGCTCGGCGGTTTTCGCATCGAACTCGGTGAAATCGAAAACGTCATCAAGAAAAAATCAAGCATCGTCAACGCCGCCGCAGTCGTCGTTGAAAACGGAGCCAAAAAGGAAATTGTCGCAGCGGTAATTCCAGCACTGAATAAAGAAAAGATTGCCAAATACGATTACAATTTTGTAGAGAAATACGAAGACGACAATTTGCCAGAGCGCACCAACGCTGTCGCAGCACTGATTCACGATATACGTTCCAGCGTCAAGACCATCCCGGAGAAATCAAAGAACGCGTTTGCACTGTGGAACAATTGGCTTTTCAAGAACGGCTTTGAAAATATCCGTCCGAGTGTAGACTCTGATTTTTCAAAAGGATTGAACTGTGCCGAAAATGTCGAACTGCTGAAAAACGTACTTCTCGGCAACCGCCCGGAAACGGACCTTTTAAACAACAAATTTTTCGCTCCAGAAAAACTGCTTTGCGAAAGCGCTCCGTTCAAAGCCTTCATCGGCAAGGCCGTTACGCTTGCAGCCGCTAACGACATCAAGAAAATTGCATTCCTAAATGCGCGTTCCGGGCTTGGCGTACGAGAATTCCTGAATTCCTACGAAAAGAACGGGATGGAAGTTACGTTGTTTGACGAATCCACAGGCATGCTTGACGAAGCCCGTGACACATTGCACAACTGGAAAGATAGTCTTAGATTCAAGCAACTGGACCTCAGCGCCTGTGTACAGGAATTGGATTCTTACGATCTCGTCATTGACGCAGGTTTCTTGCACACATACAACAACCCCGCCGACGCCATCTCCTTCGCCTACATGATTCTCAAAAAAGGCGGAAAGTTCATGGCTCTCGATTTCGAGAATTTCGACCCGGTTGCCATTGTAAGTTCCGCCGTTCTAGAAAGCGGCTTTGCCAAGTACACGCGCTTGCGCCGTTTCACATCGCTCTTGACAGATGAAGAATGGGAATCCATTTTCAAGGAACTGCCTTTCGAAACCATTTCGCTTGAAAACAATTCGCACTTCGTACAAACAATTATTGCTCAAAAATCTACAAACGCCAAGGAAATTCTCGGTAGCGAATTTGATGAATATCTGAAGACGAATCTCGTTCCGTACATGATTCCGTCCAGAACAGAAGTGTTCGTCAAGTTCCCGCTCACGGCTAATGCCAAGGTGGACCGCAAAACCATTACCGCGTATTTGAAAAAGACAATTACCGTCGATGTAAACGAGAACTACGAAGGACGCGAAGGAGAAATCGCAAGCATCTGGAAGTCGCTACTTTCACTTGAAAAAATCGACCGTTACGCCAACTTCTTTGAAATCGGTGGAGACAGCCTCCTGGCCACGCGATTCATCGAAAAAATCCACACGCAGTTCGGTGTCGAAATTTCACTCCGCGAGTTTTTCGAGAATGCGGAATTGCACGACCTCGCCCTTATTTTCGAAGAACGCATCAACGCTCTTGGCGATATCGAAGAAGGAGAAATATGA
- a CDS encoding MotA/TolQ/ExbB proton channel family protein encodes MNFILDFVKQGGYIGYILVALNFIGYAIIIWKVISLIVFNKTVQPRLTDKVIHRVVTCNTDHHIITESIRTEIGLAFSPLTKGLTTVENIASISPMLGLLGTVVGIFNAFTVIAASGLDDPSAFATGIKFALVTTVLGLVVAIPHVIAFNYLNARMEQEQDEVENQVLLHLGKTLQERDARRTESRNG; translated from the coding sequence ATGAACTTCATTCTCGACTTTGTCAAACAGGGCGGTTACATCGGCTACATCCTGGTTGCACTGAACTTTATCGGTTATGCCATCATTATCTGGAAGGTGATTTCGCTAATTGTCTTTAATAAAACGGTTCAGCCGCGATTGACAGACAAAGTTATCCATCGTGTGGTGACTTGCAATACCGACCATCACATCATTACAGAAAGCATCCGCACCGAAATCGGCCTTGCTTTCTCGCCGCTCACAAAGGGCCTTACGACAGTCGAAAACATCGCATCTATTTCTCCAATGCTTGGCCTCCTCGGTACGGTGGTGGGCATTTTCAACGCTTTCACGGTGATAGCGGCCTCGGGCCTTGATGATCCATCCGCTTTTGCGACGGGCATTAAGTTTGCTCTCGTGACAACGGTCCTTGGGCTTGTGGTCGCTATCCCGCACGTGATTGCGTTCAACTATCTGAACGCCCGCATGGAGCAGGAACAGGACGAAGTCGAAAACCAGGTGCTTTTGCACTTGGGCAAGACTTTGCAGGAACGTGACGCTAGAAGAACGGAGTCTCGCAATGGCTAA
- a CDS encoding thioesterase II family protein — MEKTLEERWFPFSTYALNDTEHKKIFCFHHAGGSASVYRKWTFEKKNTNFICIELPGKGTRRREPFVGDFKKLLDPLCECIIKVTQGKPFILFGHSMGAAMAFYVAEHLQSKYGIRPEKLIAAGRQAPQDEDPGEFKTYMGDDALIRELKKYNATPKEILENEELLHFVLPEVRKDYTLNESLIYNGERIDAPIYINCGSRDIGATSTIMQRWQTVTTKEFKEKEFEGDHFFVLNSEKYPEYLATAG; from the coding sequence ATGGAAAAAACTCTCGAGGAACGCTGGTTCCCCTTCTCCACTTATGCCCTAAACGACACGGAACATAAAAAAATATTCTGTTTTCACCATGCAGGAGGTTCCGCAAGCGTATACCGCAAGTGGACTTTCGAAAAGAAAAACACGAATTTCATCTGCATCGAGCTTCCCGGCAAGGGAACTCGCCGCCGCGAACCGTTTGTCGGCGACTTCAAGAAACTCCTCGATCCGCTTTGTGAATGCATCATCAAGGTCACACAAGGAAAACCGTTTATCCTGTTCGGACACAGCATGGGTGCCGCCATGGCATTCTATGTCGCAGAGCACTTGCAAAGCAAATACGGCATCCGCCCGGAAAAGCTTATCGCCGCAGGCCGCCAGGCCCCGCAGGATGAAGATCCGGGAGAATTCAAGACTTACATGGGCGACGATGCGCTTATCCGCGAACTCAAAAAGTACAACGCCACGCCCAAGGAAATTCTTGAAAACGAGGAACTGCTCCACTTTGTGCTCCCAGAAGTCCGCAAGGATTACACGCTCAACGAAAGCCTGATTTACAATGGCGAACGCATTGACGCCCCGATCTACATCAATTGCGGTTCCAGAGACATCGGCGCCACATCCACAATCATGCAGCGTTGGCAAACCGTCACAACAAAAGAATTCAAGGAAAAGGAATTCGAAGGAGACCATTTCTTCGTTTTGAATTCAGAAAAATATCCAGAATATCTCGCTACAGCAGGTTAA
- a CDS encoding ABC transporter ATP-binding protein, translated as MLKTLRRIIKLSGKYKNRVYWGLVCSILNSVFNSFSVFAFLWVLIHIDNLSMEIIWQTVGILAAGLFGKTILKFLTNMFMTAAGYIIFTDKRLELGDKLKNAPMGYFSKESLGRINNTITTNMATLENFTMMAVDNVVGGILQGIGVSIFLMIFNWKIGAVAIFGILLSTLFLSLIQKKSSALSLKRYNAVEKVTNNVIEYIRGIAVVRSFGRGNAAKLDETFEEFEKTSVNMEKGILVPHGLFRGTLEVFSGIITLISAWLTLQGSMDFKYGIMFIISSFVIYGQMELLANGTFLMEQIETAMDQMDETYNVPRLTGTESVDEKNTDIEIKDVTFGYDSRIILDKVSAKIPAKSKCAIVGYSGSGKTTLCNLIVRFWDVKSGSITFGGKDIKNYAPDELLSHFSMVFQNVFLFNDTVENNIRFGCPSATHEQIVEVAKRARCHEFIEALPDGYNTIIGENGSSLSGGEKQRISIARALLKDAPVVILDEATSSVDPENESELMGAIGELTKGKTVISIAHRLNTVKNADQILVIDRGHIVQRGTHEELCNVEGVYKKFLNIREASAGWSIT; from the coding sequence ATGCTTAAAACTTTGAGAAGAATTATCAAGCTTTCCGGCAAATACAAAAATCGTGTTTACTGGGGACTTGTCTGTAGCATTCTGAATTCAGTTTTCAACAGTTTCTCGGTTTTTGCATTCCTCTGGGTGCTCATACACATCGACAACCTCTCGATGGAAATCATTTGGCAAACCGTCGGAATTTTAGCCGCAGGACTTTTCGGTAAAACCATCCTCAAGTTCTTGACAAATATGTTCATGACCGCCGCAGGATACATCATCTTTACGGACAAGAGACTTGAACTTGGCGATAAGCTGAAGAACGCCCCGATGGGATACTTCTCAAAAGAATCGCTCGGCCGCATCAACAATACAATTACGACAAACATGGCGACTCTTGAAAACTTCACGATGATGGCCGTTGACAATGTTGTCGGCGGGATTTTGCAAGGCATCGGTGTTTCGATTTTCCTTATGATTTTCAACTGGAAGATCGGAGCTGTCGCTATCTTCGGGATTTTGCTTTCCACATTATTTTTATCCCTCATCCAAAAGAAATCTTCGGCATTATCCTTAAAGCGATACAACGCCGTAGAAAAAGTCACAAACAATGTTATCGAATACATCCGAGGCATTGCAGTCGTCCGCTCCTTTGGGCGCGGCAACGCCGCCAAGCTCGATGAAACCTTTGAAGAGTTTGAAAAGACGAGCGTCAATATGGAAAAAGGGATTCTCGTTCCGCACGGATTGTTCAGGGGCACACTTGAAGTTTTTAGCGGAATAATAACCTTAATTTCTGCATGGCTTACTTTGCAGGGATCAATGGACTTCAAATACGGAATAATGTTCATTATCTCATCATTTGTCATCTACGGTCAAATGGAACTACTCGCCAACGGAACATTCCTGATGGAACAGATCGAAACCGCCATGGACCAGATGGACGAAACTTACAATGTACCAAGACTGACCGGAACTGAATCTGTTGATGAAAAGAATACCGATATTGAAATCAAGGATGTAACTTTCGGCTACGATTCCCGCATCATTTTAGACAAGGTCAGCGCCAAGATTCCGGCAAAGTCTAAATGCGCGATCGTCGGTTATTCCGGCAGCGGCAAGACCACTTTATGCAACCTGATTGTCCGTTTTTGGGATGTAAAATCTGGATCAATCACATTCGGCGGCAAGGACATCAAGAATTATGCTCCGGATGAATTGCTATCGCACTTTTCGATGGTGTTCCAAAATGTTTTCCTGTTCAACGACACCGTCGAAAACAATATCCGCTTCGGGTGCCCAAGCGCCACGCACGAACAAATCGTAGAAGTTGCAAAGCGCGCCCGTTGCCACGAGTTCATAGAAGCGCTTCCTGACGGTTACAACACCATCATCGGCGAAAACGGCAGCAGCCTTTCCGGTGGCGAAAAGCAGCGCATCTCGATTGCTCGCGCTCTCCTGAAAGACGCCCCTGTTGTCATTCTTGACGAAGCGACATCTTCTGTGGACCCTGAAAATGAATCTGAATTGATGGGAGCTATCGGAGAACTCACCAAGGGGAAAACGGTCATCTCCATTGCCCATCGATTGAACACGGTAAAGAATGCAGACCAGATTCTCGTCATCGACCGCGGACACATCGTACAGCGCGGAACGCACGAAGAACTCTGCAATGTAGAAGGCGTTTATAAGAAATTCTTGAATATCAGGGAAGCTTCGGCAGGCTGGAGCATTACCTAA
- a CDS encoding ABC transporter ATP-binding protein → MVKDKEQNNSFTLLWQFAGNKKFQLFRASFYAVLGVLCGIIPYFCVAKLLSAFYYKTATSNDVLIYSFIAIVAYAIKVFLTTLSTMTSHEAAFSILKALRTKITEKMERIPMGVMLDKASGSYKMLVVDTVERIEKPFAHMVPEMTANIVTPLTIIIVLFVMDWRMALGAIATIPLGFLVTMGQLIGYKEKSARQFKANADMNDAIVEYVNGIEVIKAFNQSASSFGKFTNACKYYRDTTLEWWRSCWFFSAAGLNTLSSTLLVTLPLGTYLFMNGKIEFATFLTCAVLSMGISGPILASMNYAEMFASVFQAFKQVSEFLNEKDQIRPSENVKFSGSSFEFKNVTFGYKEKNVLNNISFKTAEKGVTAIVGHSGSGKSTIAKLMAGFWDVGEGDILLGGISLSKIPFKQQMQKISYVAQDNYLFNVSIMENIRMGRPEATDEEVYEAAKAAGCHEFISALENGYNTKAGDAGNRLSGGERQRITIARAILKNADVIILDEATAYADPENEAEIQKALSRLIHDKVLIVIAHRLSTIKNAEKILVIEKGELADSGTHDELMKKCDLYKSMWERHIASSDNKEVA, encoded by the coding sequence ATGGTTAAGGATAAAGAACAAAATAATTCATTTACTTTATTATGGCAATTTGCCGGAAATAAAAAATTTCAACTCTTCAGAGCTTCCTTTTACGCCGTCTTAGGCGTACTCTGCGGAATAATCCCTTATTTTTGCGTTGCCAAATTACTTTCAGCATTCTATTACAAGACGGCAACAAGCAACGATGTATTGATTTACAGCTTTATCGCCATCGTCGCCTATGCAATAAAAGTTTTCTTGACAACGCTTTCGACGATGACCTCGCATGAAGCCGCATTTTCCATTTTAAAAGCATTACGTACAAAGATTACAGAAAAAATGGAACGCATTCCGATGGGTGTCATGCTCGACAAAGCTTCCGGCTCTTACAAGATGCTCGTCGTCGATACGGTAGAACGCATCGAAAAACCTTTTGCTCACATGGTGCCAGAAATGACCGCAAACATCGTGACTCCTTTGACAATAATAATCGTGTTGTTTGTCATGGATTGGCGTATGGCTCTCGGCGCTATCGCAACCATTCCATTGGGATTTCTGGTCACCATGGGGCAATTAATCGGCTACAAGGAAAAGTCCGCGCGTCAATTCAAGGCAAACGCCGACATGAACGACGCCATCGTGGAATACGTGAACGGTATCGAAGTCATCAAGGCTTTCAACCAAAGCGCTTCTTCTTTTGGAAAGTTCACGAACGCCTGCAAGTACTATCGCGATACGACGCTTGAATGGTGGCGCAGCTGCTGGTTTTTCTCCGCAGCAGGCTTGAACACGCTTTCTTCCACATTGCTCGTGACACTCCCTCTTGGCACCTACTTGTTCATGAACGGGAAAATCGAATTTGCAACATTCCTGACATGCGCCGTGCTCAGCATGGGCATTTCCGGACCGATTTTGGCATCGATGAACTACGCCGAAATGTTCGCTTCCGTTTTCCAGGCTTTTAAGCAGGTCAGCGAATTTTTGAACGAAAAGGATCAAATCCGTCCGAGCGAAAATGTAAAATTCAGCGGTTCTTCCTTCGAATTTAAGAATGTAACATTTGGCTATAAAGAAAAGAATGTTTTGAACAACATTTCGTTCAAGACCGCAGAAAAAGGCGTTACCGCAATTGTCGGACATTCTGGCAGCGGAAAATCCACCATTGCCAAGTTGATGGCCGGATTCTGGGATGTGGGTGAAGGCGACATATTGCTCGGTGGCATAAGCCTGTCCAAGATTCCGTTCAAGCAGCAGATGCAAAAAATCAGCTATGTTGCACAGGACAATTACCTGTTCAATGTTTCCATCATGGAAAACATCCGCATGGGCCGCCCAGAAGCAACCGACGAAGAGGTCTACGAAGCAGCAAAGGCCGCCGGTTGCCACGAGTTCATCAGCGCGCTTGAAAACGGCTACAACACAAAGGCAGGCGATGCCGGCAACAGACTCTCCGGAGGCGAACGCCAGCGCATCACGATTGCACGTGCAATTCTCAAAAACGCAGACGTCATCATCCTGGACGAAGCCACCGCTTACGCCGACCCCGAAAACGAAGCTGAAATCCAGAAGGCACTTTCGAGACTCATTCACGACAAGGTGCTCATCGTCATTGCACACAGGCTTTCGACCATCAAGAATGCCGAAAAGATTCTGGTCATTGAAAAAGGCGAACTTGCCGATAGCGGCACGCATGACGAACTGATGAAAAAATGCGATTTGTACAAATCCATGTGGGAACGCCACATTGCAAGTTCCGACAATAAGGAGGTGGCATAA
- a CDS encoding biopolymer transporter ExbD, translated as MAKRRRRISLDMTPLIDCVFLLLVFFLVTSVFKQDKSVLKLLLPETSSEVKQEVSEGFFIELSESEIAINGELATVEILKNKSAAVQNKKAPVALKIDKKTPYEKVAEVLDVLQMEKIYNIQFVNELKKE; from the coding sequence ATGGCTAAAAGACGTCGTCGCATATCGCTGGACATGACGCCCTTAATTGACTGCGTGTTCTTGCTGCTCGTCTTCTTTTTGGTGACTTCAGTCTTTAAGCAGGATAAATCGGTCCTCAAGCTTTTATTGCCTGAGACTTCTAGCGAAGTGAAGCAGGAAGTTTCTGAAGGATTCTTTATAGAACTTTCAGAATCGGAAATCGCCATCAACGGTGAATTGGCGACAGTTGAAATTTTGAAGAACAAGAGCGCTGCCGTGCAGAACAAGAAAGCTCCGGTGGCCTTGAAAATCGACAAGAAGACTCCTTACGAAAAAGTCGCAGAAGTCTTGGATGTTCTCCAGATGGAAAAGATTTACAACATACAATTCGTCAATGAATTAAAAAAGGAGTGA